In a genomic window of Polypterus senegalus isolate Bchr_013 chromosome 13, ASM1683550v1, whole genome shotgun sequence:
- the slc5a11 gene encoding sodium/myo-inositol cotransporter 2 isoform X1, translated as MVDALRSSTMLEQTPTLVPTCTTESSGTQLRTSLEIVDIVVLVLYFLFVLAVGFWSMCRTKRSTVDGYFLAGKNMVWWPVGASLFASNVGSGHFVGLAGSGAASGIAVTAYEWNGMFIVLLLAWLFLPIYVASGVTTMPEYLQRRFGGSRIQILLAILYLFIYIFTKISVDIYAGAMFIQQALQWDLYLAIVGLLAITAVYTVAGGLAAVIYTDALQTVFMLLGGLILMGFSFAQVGGFDELQEKYHLAIPTVRDVNTSCGLPREDAFHIFRDPVTSDLPWPGVLVGMTIPSIWYWCTDQVIVQRSLAAKNLLHAKGGSLLASYLKVLPFFMMVLPGMISRILFTEEVACAEPDVCKSVCGNELGCSDIAYPMLVMKLLPAGLRGLMMSVMIAALMSSLTSIFNSSATIFTMDVWRFCRPRSSEWELMIVGRVFVLVLVVISVLWIPLVKASQGGQLFIYIQSISSYLQPPVAIVFIAGCFWKRTNERGAFCALVLGLLAGCVRMVLDMVYPAPQCHEEDSRPAIVRNVHYLYFSVIVSAFTLVVVLVISLTSEPPSQQQMSRLTWFTRFDKPPQGHVENESVGEDGEADVPGDGKDGGSGGTVSESSWNQKLKAAFMWLCGLQRQDGHKAPCPPKPAVNIAVLEEDPLMKHMVNANLLVCMSLAVFLWAYFA; from the exons ATGGTGGACGCACTTAGAAGCAG CACCATGTTGGAACAGACCCCCACTTTGGTGCCCACCTGCACCACTGAATCCAGTGGCACCCAACTAAGGACTTCTCTGGAGATAGTTGACATTGTGGTGCTGGTTTTGTACTTCTTATTTGTCCTGGCAGTTGGATTTTGG TCCATGTGCAGGACAAAACGCAGTACGGTGGATGGCTACTTCCTAGCAGGAAAGAACATGGTCTGGTGGCCG GTTGGAGCATCCCTCTTTGCTAGTAATGTGGGTAGCGGGCACTTTGTTGGACTTGCTGGCTCCGGAGCAGCTTCAGGGATAGCAGTCACTGCCTATGAATGGAAT GGGATGTTCATCGTGCTGCTGTTGGCGTGGCTATTCCTCCCTATCTATGTGGCATCTGGG GTGACAACGATGCCTGAATACCTGCAAAGGAGATTTGGTGGCAGCAGAATCCAGATTCTCCTTGCTATCCTCTACTTGTTTATTTACATATTCACTAAAATATCG gTTGACATCTATGCTGGAGCCATGTTCATCCAGCAGGCCTTACAATGGGACCTCTACCTGGCCATCGTGGGTCTGCTGGCCATCACGGCGGTCTACACAGTTGCAG GAGGCCTAGCGGCTGTTATCTACACTGATGCTCTGCAAACCGTCTTCATGCTACTTGGAGGTCTCATCCTGATGGGTTTTA GTTTTGCCCAGGTTGGTGGCTTTGATGAGCTTCAGGAGAAATATCACCTTGCCATTCCCACAGTCCGAGATGTGAATACTAGCTGCGGATTGCCACGTGAGGACGCTTTCCATATTTTCCGAGACCCTGTCACCTCAGACCTACCCTGGCCCGGAGTCCTTGTGGGAATGACCATTCCATCCATTTGGTACTGGTGCACTGACCAG GTCATTGTGCAGAGGTCTTTGGCAGCCAAGAATCTGCTGCATGCCAAGGGGGGGTCTCTGCTGGCCTCGTACCTCAAGGTGCTGCCATTCTTCATGATGGTTCTCCCTGGCATGATCAGCCGCATCCTGTTCACAG AGGAGGTGGCCTGCGCTGAGCCAGATGTCTGCAAGTCAGTGTGTGGAAATGAGCTGGGCTGCTCTGACATTGCATACCCCATGTTGGTTATGAAGCTCTTGCCTGCAG GTCTTCGGGGCCTCATGATGTCCGTCATGATTGCAGCCCTCATGTCCTCGCTGACCTCCATCTTTAACAGCTCGGCCACTATCTTTACCATGGACGTGTGGCGCTTCTGCCGACCTCGCAGCTCGGAGTGGGAGCTCATGATAGTGGGCAG GGTGTTCGTGTTGGTACTAGTGGTCATCTCAGTGCTCTGGATCCCACTAGTCAAAGCCAGCCAAGGAGGACAGCTCTTCATCTACATCCAGTCCATCAGCTCATACCTGCAGCCACCAGTTGCCATTGTCTTTATAGCGGGGTGCTTCTGGAAGAGAACTAACGAGAGG GGTGCATTTTGTGCACTGGTACTTGGCTTGCTGGCAGGATGTGTGCGGATGGTGCTGGACATGGTGTACCCCGCTCCTCAGTGCCATGAAGAAGACTCCCGGCCAGCCATCGTGAGGAATGTCCACTACCTCTACTTCTCTGTCATTGTCTCTGCCTTCACACTGGTCGTGGTTCTGGTGATCAGCTTGACCTCTGAGCCGCCTTCCCAACAACAA ATGAGTCGTTTAACCTGGTTCACACGCTTTGACAAGCCACCTCAGGGCCATGTGGAAAATGAATCAGTTGGAGAGGATGGAGAAGCAGACGTTCCTGGGGATGGAAAAGATGGAGGCAGTGGTGGCACAG TGTCAGAATCAAGTTGGAATCAGAAGCTGAAGGCTGCCTTCATGTGGCTGTGTGGTCTGCAACGGCAGGATGGACACAAAGCCCCCTGTCCCCCAAAGCCTGCAGTGAACATTGCTGTGCTAGAAGAGGACCCGCTCATGAAGCACATGGTCAACGCCAACCTCCTGGTCTGCATGAGCCTGGCTGTCTTCCTGTGGGCATATTTCGCTTAG
- the slc5a11 gene encoding sodium/myo-inositol cotransporter 2 isoform X2, with product MVDALRSSTMLEQTPTLVPTCTTESSGTQLRTSLEIVDIVVLVLYFLFVLAVGFWSMCRTKRSTVDGYFLAGKNMVWWPVGASLFASNVGSGHFVGLAGSGAASGIAVTAYEWNGMFIVLLLAWLFLPIYVASGVTTMPEYLQRRFGGSRIQILLAILYLFIYIFTKISVDIYAGAMFIQQALQWDLYLAIVGLLAITAVYTVAGGLAAVIYTDALQTVFMLLGGLILMGFSLRGLMMSVMIAALMSSLTSIFNSSATIFTMDVWRFCRPRSSEWELMIVGRVFVLVLVVISVLWIPLVKASQGGQLFIYIQSISSYLQPPVAIVFIAGCFWKRTNERGAFCALVLGLLAGCVRMVLDMVYPAPQCHEEDSRPAIVRNVHYLYFSVIVSAFTLVVVLVISLTSEPPSQQQMSRLTWFTRFDKPPQGHVENESVGEDGEADVPGDGKDGGSGGTVSESSWNQKLKAAFMWLCGLQRQDGHKAPCPPKPAVNIAVLEEDPLMKHMVNANLLVCMSLAVFLWAYFA from the exons ATGGTGGACGCACTTAGAAGCAG CACCATGTTGGAACAGACCCCCACTTTGGTGCCCACCTGCACCACTGAATCCAGTGGCACCCAACTAAGGACTTCTCTGGAGATAGTTGACATTGTGGTGCTGGTTTTGTACTTCTTATTTGTCCTGGCAGTTGGATTTTGG TCCATGTGCAGGACAAAACGCAGTACGGTGGATGGCTACTTCCTAGCAGGAAAGAACATGGTCTGGTGGCCG GTTGGAGCATCCCTCTTTGCTAGTAATGTGGGTAGCGGGCACTTTGTTGGACTTGCTGGCTCCGGAGCAGCTTCAGGGATAGCAGTCACTGCCTATGAATGGAAT GGGATGTTCATCGTGCTGCTGTTGGCGTGGCTATTCCTCCCTATCTATGTGGCATCTGGG GTGACAACGATGCCTGAATACCTGCAAAGGAGATTTGGTGGCAGCAGAATCCAGATTCTCCTTGCTATCCTCTACTTGTTTATTTACATATTCACTAAAATATCG gTTGACATCTATGCTGGAGCCATGTTCATCCAGCAGGCCTTACAATGGGACCTCTACCTGGCCATCGTGGGTCTGCTGGCCATCACGGCGGTCTACACAGTTGCAG GAGGCCTAGCGGCTGTTATCTACACTGATGCTCTGCAAACCGTCTTCATGCTACTTGGAGGTCTCATCCTGATGGGTTTTA GTCTTCGGGGCCTCATGATGTCCGTCATGATTGCAGCCCTCATGTCCTCGCTGACCTCCATCTTTAACAGCTCGGCCACTATCTTTACCATGGACGTGTGGCGCTTCTGCCGACCTCGCAGCTCGGAGTGGGAGCTCATGATAGTGGGCAG GGTGTTCGTGTTGGTACTAGTGGTCATCTCAGTGCTCTGGATCCCACTAGTCAAAGCCAGCCAAGGAGGACAGCTCTTCATCTACATCCAGTCCATCAGCTCATACCTGCAGCCACCAGTTGCCATTGTCTTTATAGCGGGGTGCTTCTGGAAGAGAACTAACGAGAGG GGTGCATTTTGTGCACTGGTACTTGGCTTGCTGGCAGGATGTGTGCGGATGGTGCTGGACATGGTGTACCCCGCTCCTCAGTGCCATGAAGAAGACTCCCGGCCAGCCATCGTGAGGAATGTCCACTACCTCTACTTCTCTGTCATTGTCTCTGCCTTCACACTGGTCGTGGTTCTGGTGATCAGCTTGACCTCTGAGCCGCCTTCCCAACAACAA ATGAGTCGTTTAACCTGGTTCACACGCTTTGACAAGCCACCTCAGGGCCATGTGGAAAATGAATCAGTTGGAGAGGATGGAGAAGCAGACGTTCCTGGGGATGGAAAAGATGGAGGCAGTGGTGGCACAG TGTCAGAATCAAGTTGGAATCAGAAGCTGAAGGCTGCCTTCATGTGGCTGTGTGGTCTGCAACGGCAGGATGGACACAAAGCCCCCTGTCCCCCAAAGCCTGCAGTGAACATTGCTGTGCTAGAAGAGGACCCGCTCATGAAGCACATGGTCAACGCCAACCTCCTGGTCTGCATGAGCCTGGCTGTCTTCCTGTGGGCATATTTCGCTTAG